The Ornithinibacillus sp. 4-3 region ACGCTCGGAATATTTTGGACGATTATCTTTGCAGCAATGAGTTTTTACTGGGCGATGGGTGGTATGGTAGGAGTAAGATCTCTTGGAGGAGCCATATATGAAATGTCGCTTGATCCGGAGCCTTCTTTCATTGTGATTGTATGGCTTACTGGATTTGTAAAATTGCTAGGAGCTATCTGGTTATCATTATTACTTATATCTTGGCGTAATCCTATTATTATTAAAGTATTTTATTTTGTGACAAAAGCAGCTGGAATTTTCTTGTTTTTATATGGCTTATTAAATTTTATTACCATTTCCATGAGCGCATTTGGTCTTTTAGAATTTGACTTAGATACACATGCAACATTTTGGCGTTTAGTATTTTGGGAGCCATTTTGGATGATTGGTGGAATATGTTATTTCTTGGCTGTGAAAAAATAATGTGGCTATTCTATATTGAAAAAATATGAAAACTATGGCAGAGTTAGAGGTAATAATTGAATAAACATGTGGGGGGACCAGTGTTGCTGGTTGAGATAATATCCGTAAGATACAGACCCTTAGAACCTGATCTGGTTGATACCAGCGTAGGGAACATACAGGAAAAGTATTTT contains the following coding sequences:
- a CDS encoding DUF3995 domain-containing protein codes for the protein MKQNFDFKRNRTFITLGIFWTIIFAAMSFYWAMGGMVGVRSLGGAIYEMSLDPEPSFIVIVWLTGFVKLLGAIWLSLLLISWRNPIIIKVFYFVTKAAGIFLFLYGLLNFITISMSAFGLLEFDLDTHATFWRLVFWEPFWMIGGICYFLAVKK